The DNA region GCCCTCTGAACCTCCCGAGCGCGGAGCGCGGCGATGTGCCCGGCCGGGGCCGTTGACGCGAGGGCGGGCAAGGACGGGCGAGCCCGGCGCACCCGCCTTGAACGCGCTCATCGGAGCAAGCGCCATCTCACTTTAGAAGTTGTCAATGACCGCTTTGGCCAAGGATGTTGACGAATCCTCCGTGAGCCGGTCTCTACCTGTGGGTAAGCCCTAGGCTCGTGGCATGCGCCGCGCAAGGATCGTCAGCACACTAGGACCCGCCAGCCACTCGTACGAGCAGATCAAGGCGCTCGTAGAGGCGGGAATGGACGTCGCCAGGTTCAACATGAGCCATGGCACGCACGCAGAGCACGAGGAGCGTTACCACCGGGTGCGCAGAGCCGCGAAGGAGGCGGGCCGCGCCGTGGGCGTGCTCGCCGATCTTCAAGGCCCGAAGATCCGCCTCGGCCGATTCCGCGAGGGGCCGGTACTTCTTGAACGCGGCGATGAGTTCGCCATCACCGTCGAGCAGGTGGAGGGCGACCGCTCCCGCTGCGGCACCACCTACACCGGACTGGCCCACGACGTCTCGCCTGGCGAACGCATCCTCGTCGACGACGGCCGCGTCACGCTGGAGGTGACCTCCGTCGACGGGCCGGTCGTACACACCGTCGTCGTCGAGGGCGGAATGGTCTCCGACCACAAGGGCCTCAACCTCCCGGGCGTCGCGGTCTCCGTGCCCGCCCTGTCGGACAAGGACGTCGAGGATCTTCGCTGGGCCCTGCGCACGGGCGCCGACGTGATCGCGCTCTCGTTCGTGCGCAGCGGCGACGACGTGAAGGAGGTTCACCGGATCATGGCGGAGGAGGACCGCTACCTCCCCGTGATCGCGAAGCTGGAGAAGCCGCAGGGCGTGACGAACCTGGAGTCGGTCGTCGACGCGTTCGACGGTGTGATGGTCGCCCGCGGCGACCTGGGTGTGGAGATGCCGCTGGAGTCGGTGCCGCTGGTGCAGAAGCGCGCGATCAAGATGTGCCGCCGCAACGCCAAGCCCGTCATCGTGGCCACGCAGATGCTCGATTCGATGATCGAAGCCTCCCGGCCCACGCGTGCCGAGGTCTCCGACGTGGCGAACGCCGTCATGGACGGCACCGACGCCGTGATGCTCTCGGGCGAGACCAGCGTCGGCAAGCATCCCGCCGAGACGGTCAGGACGATGGGACGCATCGTCGAGGCGGCGGAGAAGGAACAGCTCGCCAAGGGCCTGCCGCCGCTGACCGAGCACAGCAAGCCGCGCACCCAGGGCGGTGCGGTCGCGCGTGCGGCAGCGGAGATGGGCGACTTCCTCGGCGCGAAGTATCTGGTGGCGTTCACACAGTCCGGGGACACGGTGCGCAGGCTGTCGCGCTACCGCTCTCCGGTGCCGGTGCTGGCCTTCACCCCGGACCCGGCCACGCGTGCGCAGCTCAGCCTGACCTGGGGCGTCGAGGCGCTCACGGGCCCGATGGTGCAGAGCACCGACGAGATGGTCGACCAGGTCGACGAGCAGTTGCTGAAGCTGGGCCGCTGTGAGAAGGGCGATCTGGTCGTCATCACCGCGGGCTCGCCGCCCGGAGTCCCCGGGTCCACGAACCTCGTACGCGTCCACCACATCGGCGAGGACGACGCGCCCACGCGCTGAGCGCGCCGCCCGCGGCCACGAGGGCCGCGAGGGGCGGGGCGTCCGGGCGGCCGGCCTCGCCGTCGCCGCCGTGTGCGCCCCGCACGCCCCGCCGCTCGTGTCAGGTACGGGCGATCGTCTCGTGGTGGCGGATCACCTCGGCGATCACGAAGTTGAGCAGCTTCTCCGCGAAGGCCGGATCGAGTTTGGCGCTCACGGCCAGCTCCCTCAGCCGCGCGATCTGACGTGCCTCGCGCGCCGGGTCGGCGGGCGGCAGATCGTGGTCGGCCTTGAGGCGTCCGACGCGCTGTGTGCACTTGAAACGCTCGGCGAGCATGTGCACCACAGCGGCGTCGATGTTGTCGATGCTGTCGCGCAGTGCGATCAGCTCGGCGCGTACGGACTCGTCCACGCCCGCGGTGGTGTCCTCCCGGGAGCCTGCCGCGCGGGCGCCTCCCGCCCCGGCGCGGGCGGCCGCTCCGGGCTCCCCTTCCGTACCTTCGGGTCCCGGGTCGTTCGCGGATGCCGGTTCCGTGCCTGGCCCCGGTTCCGTTCCGGGTGCCGATTCCGTACCGGATTCCGTACCGGGCTGCGTACCGGACCGGGTGCCGGTGCCGCTGGTCTCGCCGTGGGTCTTCGCCATGCCTGCCGTTCCAGTTCGCGGGTTGGTGACCTGCTCCGACCCTATGACGCCGCGCGGTCCGTGCCCTCGCCCGTACAGTGACAGTGGACGAGGAGACTCCGGGGGTGTTGTCGATGACGGCACAGGACGCGCCGACCGGCCCTGCCGCGGACGCCGTGGAGCGGGGCTTCCCGCACCTGGCGACCGTGCGGGCCGCCGTCACCGCGCTCTACAAGCGCCTCTCGCCAGACACCGTCCGGCAGTTCGACGTCAGCGTGTCACCCGCCGACGTGGCCTTCTCCGACGACGAGGACCTCTACACCGGGGTGCAGCGCGTCGCCCGCGTCATGGTGCAGCAGTTCCGGCTGCCCGACGCCCGCATGATCGTCAGCTTCCGTGAGATGGAACACGCAGCACACGTCGAACTCGCCGCGGGCCCCGAGTACTTCATCGAACTCAACGCCCGCTTCAAGCACCACCGACGCGACATCGGAGCCGCCCTCGCGCACGAGGTGATGCATGTGTATCTGCACCGCCTCGGCCTCGCCTTCCACGGCACCCGCGACAACGAGATCCTCACCGACACCGCCACCACCTACCTCGGTGCGGGCTGGCTGCTGCTGGACGCCTTCCGGCAGGACCAGGTCTCCTCGCAGAAGCTGGGCTATCTCACACCGGAGGAGTTCGGCTACGTGCTGGCGAAGCGCGCCGCGGTCTTCGGTGAGGGCCCCGAAGTGTGGTTCACCAGCCCGCAGGCCTACGAGGCGTATCTCAAGGGCAGCGGGCTGGCACGCGCCGACGAGACGCGGCCGCCGCTGGCCGCCTCCGGCTGGGCGGGCCGCCGCCGCTATACGCGGGACCGGCGGCACGCGCTGGCCCGTCCCCGCGCCACCCCGTATCCGCCCGACGCCGACGCCTACTCGTACGCCTTCGAGAGCCGCTCGCCGGTGCGGGTGTCCTTCCCCTGCCCGACGTGCCAGCAGCGCATCCGCGTGCCCGTGCGGGGGCGGATGAAGGCGCGGTGCGGGCTGTGCCGCTCCGTGCTGGACTGCGACACCTGAGACCGGTGGACCGGGCCGGGACTGGCCGTGGCCCCGGGACCCCGCCGGACCCGCCGTACCGTGCGCTGCGCCGCCGAGAACGCCTCTCCCCCGCCGCGGCCCCGACTGCGGCCGCCCCACGGGGAGTTGAGACCTCCCCCCGCACGACGACGCCCGGCGGCGGACGCCACGGGCCGCGGGAGCCGTTGGTGACGCGACGGGCGCGCGTGGGGGCCCGATGAACTACGTTCGGCGGTATGAGCCCTTCCATCGCCACCAACACACGTGTCGAGCTGGCCGGTCTCCTCGACTTCGTGCGCCCGCGCCACCGTGCCCTGCTGATCACCCGCCGGGCCGACGGCTCGCCCCAGGCCTCGCCGTTGACGTGCGGCGTGGACGACTCGGGCAGAATCGTCGTCTCCACGTATCCGGAACGAGCCAAGACCCATAACGCGCGCCGCGATCCGCGGGTGAGCGTCCTCGTGCTCTCCGACGAGTGGAACGGCCCGTGGGTGCAGATCGACGGGGACGCCGAAGTCATCGACGCCCCGGACTCGGTGGAGCCGCTCGTCGAGTACTACCGCAACATCTCCGGCGAACACCCCGACTGGGACGAGTACCGGGCCGCGATGCTCAAGCAGGGCAAGTCCCTGATCCGCGTGACGCCACGGCACTGGGGGCCGATTGCGACCGGAGGCTTCCCGGCACGTCTCGTCGGCTGAGCCTCCGCCCCTCTCCACTGCCAGGGCGTATGCGGACGGTGACCGCCGGTCGCCGCCCGGCCGCGCTCCGGCACCGCGTGCCGCGCTGATTTTTCGGGCTGCGGGGTGCGCTCACTCGGGTGAGAATCGAAGTGCGGGGGCCTTACGGGAGCGGGTCGCATCCCACGACTCGTCGTGCCCGAACGCCCACCGCGCCCGAGTCGTTCAGGGGAGTTGACACAGAGATGACCATGACAGTGCCCATGGCCACTGCTTCGCCGTCAGGGTCGCCGAGTGAAGTCGTGACGGGCGAGGACGAACTGCCGTTGCCGCCCGGGGTGTGGCTGGAGGCGCCGCTGTGGCTGCTGGCCGGCGTCGAGGACGAGGAAGAGACCAGCTTCGAGCCGAACATCTGGCGGGGCATCGACTGAGAGCCCATCGGTTCGCGGTTCATCGGTCCGAGGTTCATCGGCTGAGAGCCCATCGCTGAGGACCCATCGCTGAGGGTTCGTCGGCTGCGGTCCGACGACGGACCCTTCCGGGCGCCGGGCTCCGGGCGCGGAATGCAGCGCCCGGTGCCGCCTCCAAGGCCCCGCGCCGCGAGGGCAGGCCCGTACCCGCTTCAGGGCTTACGGGCCGCGCCCGCGTAGATGAAGGCCTCCGCGTCGCTGATCGTGGAGGGCCCGTCGGGACGCCAGCGGTGTGTGGGCGTCAGACCGGGCTCGATCAGCTCCAGCCCGTCGAAGAAGACCTCGATCTCCGCCTTGTCGCGGATCTGCACGGGCGTTCCGCCCTCCTCGTAGATCTTCTTCACCTCCTCCAGGTGGCCGTCCTCGTCGAAGTCGGCGGTGGCGTGGGAGAGAAGCAGGAAGCTGCCGGGCGCCAGCCGGTCCAGCATCGAGCGGACGATGGCCTGCGGGACGTGCTCGTCCGGTACGAAGTGCAGCAACGCGAGCAGCGACAGGGCGACCGGCCGATCCAGGTCCAGCGTCTCGTGCACCTCGCGGCTGTCGAGCACGGAGTCATGGCGAACGTCGGCCTGTACATAGGCGGTTCGGCCCTCGGGAGTGCTGAGCATGAGGGCGTCGGCGTATTCGAGTACGAGCGGATCGTGGTCGGCGTAGACGACCGCGCACTCGGGGGCCACCTCCTGGGCGACCTGGTGCAGATTGGGCGCGGTGGGTATGCCGGTGCCGATGTCGATGAACTGCCGCACGCCGTACTCGCGGGCGACGTGGCGCACGGCGCGGTGCATGAAGTCCCGGTTGGCGCGGGCCCCCTTCTCCGCCTCGGGGAAGATCTTCTTGACCTGCTCGGCCGCCTCCTTGTCGACGGGGAACCAGTCCTTGCCGCCCAGGTAGTAGTCGTAGAGGCGTGCGGCGTGCGGTCTGCTCGTGTCGACTTCCGAGGAGTTCCTCACCGGCTGAACTCCTTGCGGAGCTGGTCGAGATACGTGCGGGGGTCGGGCAGCAGTTCCGAGGCGAGGCGCGAGATGCGGGTGTAGGCCTCGAGATGGGCGACGACGTCGGGACGCTGGTCCAGATAGACGGCGCTGGTGAGGCCGACCTCGGTGTAGACGATGTCCTGCAACTCCCGTTCCCTGAAACGGAAGTACGTCATGTGGCCGCTCGTCGCCGAGTGCGCGCCCGCGGCCAGCGGAAGGATGCGCAGCGTGATGCGGGGGTCCTTCACGGCCTCCAGCAGATGCTCGATCTGCGCGCGCATCACCGCGGGCCCGCCGACCAGCCGCCGCAGCGCGGCCTCCTCCAGCACCACCCACAGGGACGGTGCTTCGGAGGACTGGAGCAGGGCCTGTCTGCGCAGCCGCAGATCGACGCGGTGTTCCAGTGCGTCGTCGGGCTCGTAGGGGAACCCGGCGCGGATCACGGCCCTCGCGTAGTCGCGCGTCTGCAACAGGCCCGTCATGTAGTGCGGTTCGTAGACGCGGATGACCTGCGCCGCCGTCTCCAGGGAGACGTAGGCGCGGAACCAGTCGGGCAGTGCCGTCTTGTAGTTGTGCCACCAGCCGGGCTCGTTGGCGCGCTCGGCCATGTCCGTGAAGTCACGGGCCTCCTCGTCGGAGACGGCGTAGAGCCTCAGCAGCTCTCTCACATAGGGGATCTTCAGGCTGACTTGGGCGTTCTCGATGCGGCGGATCGTGAGATGACTCACGCTCAGCGCTTTGGCCGCCTCTTCCAGCGAGATGCCCCGGCTCTCCCGCAGCTCCTTCAGCCGCTTGCCGAGGACGATACGCAGCACCGTGGGCGCACTCTGGCCGCTGGGCAGTGCCTCGCTCACGCACAGGCTCCTGTCCGCGACGGACACGAGAGAGAGCACGGATGCTCCTCAAGTCCCCCTGGCCGCCGCGTCGTTGTATTGGTCGATCGTGAAAAGGACGAGGTCGGGCCGAAACTATCAGAGGCGCGTCCGCACACGGCAGGCCCCGCACCACTGCTCGTGGTGCGGGGCCTGCCAGCCGGGAGCCAACCGGCGGTCCGTGGCCGAGGGGCGTCGGCGCGTACCCGGTGCTGCGGGGGCGCACGCCCGCTCGGCGGCGTCTTTCAGGCGTGCATCAGCCCTTCAGCAGCGTCTTGCCCGTCGCCGCGTCGACGACGGTGCGTTTGCCCAGTTCGCTCTTCAGCTCGACCTTCGCCTTGTCGGTAACGATCTGTTTCGTGCAGAAGTCTGCCTTTTTGTCCTTCTTCGACCAGCCCGAGACGATCACGAGTTTGTCGGTCTCCTGCACGCGCGCCCCGTACTTCGTCTCGCATCCGCCGTGGCCCACGGTCACGGTCAGGTGGTCCTCCTTGCCGTGCACGGGCCGCTGAGCGGCTTCGAGCGGCAGCATGTCGAGGTGCCTGCCCTTGGTCTTGTCCACCTTCGGCCAGGTCTGCTCGATCTGCGCCGCGCGCTTCTCGAAACGAGTCTGCTTCTCAGGGGGTTCGCTGCTGACCGTCTGCTCGCTGCCCCCGCACGCCGTCGCCGTCAGCGCCACGGCGGCCATCGCCGGGGCGAGGACGAGCGCGGCCCTGCGTCGGGTGGTACCTGTCGTGCTGCGTCGCATCTTTGATCTACCTCCTGCTTCACGGCTCTGACGGAAGAGGTCCGCAGGAGGTTCCCCCTACGGTCCTACGGGCTGCCGCGGATGCGTTCGCGCACGTCGGAACCGGTGTGGCCGCACGTGGGACCGAAGGGGTGCCGTGCGCGGTCCGCGCACACCGCCCGTGCTCCGGTCCCTGCCGCCGCCCGTGCTTCCGTCCCTGCTGACCGTCCCTGCCCGACCGGTGTAAATCCGTGGTGCGCGTCTCGCGGGCGCCGTAGGGTCGGTCGGCGTGGCGAGAGACTTCAACGGTCATTACCACCCCCTGCTGCTGAAGCAGGTGCCCGACGGTGCCCGTACGGCCCTGGACGTCGGATGCGGTACGGGAGGCTTCGCGCGGCTGCTCGCCCGGCACGGCCTGGACGTCGACGGCGTCGACCGCGACGCGGGCGTCATCGAGGCGGCGCGGGCGGCCGGCAGCGCAAGCGGCACAGACGCCGGACCGGACCCGGGCCGGGGGCCGCGCCGGAATCCGGAACCGGGCACGGGCCCCAGTCCGCGGTTCCGTCAGGCCGATGTGCGTGCGGACCAACTCCCCGACGGGCACTACGACTTCATCTCATGCATCGCCAGCCTCCACCACATGCCGTTCGACACGGTGCTGACGCTGCGCAAGGCCCTCGCCCCCGGCGGTGTCCTCGCCGTACTCGGGCTCTGTCCCGCCCGGACCCCGGCCGACTTCGTATGCGCCGTGCCCGCGCTGGCCCTGCTGACGACGCAGCGGCTGCTGCACCGGCGAAGGCCACAGGCCGCGGTGCAGGTGCCGATGGTCTGGCCGCCGCCGATGTCGTACGCCCAGACGCGTGCGGAGGCCGCAAGGCTGCTGCCAGGTTCGACGCTGCGGCGGCTGCTGTGGTGGCGGTATCTGCTGGTGTACCGGGCCGACGGCACGAACGGCCCTGAGCGAGAAGGAAGGAGGGGATCGCCGTGAGATTCCGAACCTAGCCGCCCGCCCGGAGAGTCCGGGAGCACGGGCGGCGGTTCCGGAAGGAACGCGATGTCCCGTACGGACAAGACGAAGCCGCTGTGGGTCCGCCACGCGGAGCACCGCCCCCGCCCCGTCCACGATCACCGCCACGGCGACTGCGATCTGCCGCCGAAGCCGACGCGTGAGGAGACGGACACCCGCTGCCGCTGGGAACGCCCCGACGCGCTGCTGTTCACCCACACCTGCTGCTCGGGATGCAACAGGCGCGGCTGTGTGAAGGAGTGGCAGGGCATGGTCAAGGCGAGCAACCGCAGGGAGCGCTACGAGGGGCGGCGTCAG from Streptomyces marispadix includes:
- the pyk gene encoding pyruvate kinase, with the translated sequence MRRARIVSTLGPASHSYEQIKALVEAGMDVARFNMSHGTHAEHEERYHRVRRAAKEAGRAVGVLADLQGPKIRLGRFREGPVLLERGDEFAITVEQVEGDRSRCGTTYTGLAHDVSPGERILVDDGRVTLEVTSVDGPVVHTVVVEGGMVSDHKGLNLPGVAVSVPALSDKDVEDLRWALRTGADVIALSFVRSGDDVKEVHRIMAEEDRYLPVIAKLEKPQGVTNLESVVDAFDGVMVARGDLGVEMPLESVPLVQKRAIKMCRRNAKPVIVATQMLDSMIEASRPTRAEVSDVANAVMDGTDAVMLSGETSVGKHPAETVRTMGRIVEAAEKEQLAKGLPPLTEHSKPRTQGGAVARAAAEMGDFLGAKYLVAFTQSGDTVRRLSRYRSPVPVLAFTPDPATRAQLSLTWGVEALTGPMVQSTDEMVDQVDEQLLKLGRCEKGDLVVITAGSPPGVPGSTNLVRVHHIGEDDAPTR
- a CDS encoding chorismate mutase, producing the protein MDESVRAELIALRDSIDNIDAAVVHMLAERFKCTQRVGRLKADHDLPPADPAREARQIARLRELAVSAKLDPAFAEKLLNFVIAEVIRHHETIART
- a CDS encoding PPOX class F420-dependent oxidoreductase, yielding MSPSIATNTRVELAGLLDFVRPRHRALLITRRADGSPQASPLTCGVDDSGRIVVSTYPERAKTHNARRDPRVSVLVLSDEWNGPWVQIDGDAEVIDAPDSVEPLVEYYRNISGEHPDWDEYRAAMLKQGKSLIRVTPRHWGPIATGGFPARLVG
- a CDS encoding SAM-dependent methyltransferase, whose protein sequence is MRNSSEVDTSRPHAARLYDYYLGGKDWFPVDKEAAEQVKKIFPEAEKGARANRDFMHRAVRHVAREYGVRQFIDIGTGIPTAPNLHQVAQEVAPECAVVYADHDPLVLEYADALMLSTPEGRTAYVQADVRHDSVLDSREVHETLDLDRPVALSLLALLHFVPDEHVPQAIVRSMLDRLAPGSFLLLSHATADFDEDGHLEEVKKIYEEGGTPVQIRDKAEIEVFFDGLELIEPGLTPTHRWRPDGPSTISDAEAFIYAGAARKP
- a CDS encoding helix-turn-helix domain-containing protein, encoding MLSLVSVADRSLCVSEALPSGQSAPTVLRIVLGKRLKELRESRGISLEEAAKALSVSHLTIRRIENAQVSLKIPYVRELLRLYAVSDEEARDFTDMAERANEPGWWHNYKTALPDWFRAYVSLETAAQVIRVYEPHYMTGLLQTRDYARAVIRAGFPYEPDDALEHRVDLRLRRQALLQSSEAPSLWVVLEEAALRRLVGGPAVMRAQIEHLLEAVKDPRITLRILPLAAGAHSATSGHMTYFRFRERELQDIVYTEVGLTSAVYLDQRPDVVAHLEAYTRISRLASELLPDPRTYLDQLRKEFSR
- a CDS encoding class I SAM-dependent methyltransferase, whose translation is MARDFNGHYHPLLLKQVPDGARTALDVGCGTGGFARLLARHGLDVDGVDRDAGVIEAARAAGSASGTDAGPDPGRGPRRNPEPGTGPSPRFRQADVRADQLPDGHYDFISCIASLHHMPFDTVLTLRKALAPGGVLAVLGLCPARTPADFVCAVPALALLTTQRLLHRRRPQAAVQVPMVWPPPMSYAQTRAEAARLLPGSTLRRLLWWRYLLVYRADGTNGPEREGRRGSP